The Nocardia vinacea genome contains the following window.
CGGGTCGTCGAAGCGCATGCGCCGCAGGCGCGAGTCTCGACAGCGCCGCTAGCGACTGCTTGCAGGTCGCTCGAAAGGGCGCCGCTTGCGACTGCTTGCAGGTCGCTCGAAAGGGTCGGACGCGAGACACCAGGGTGCCGTGAACACGCCGCGCCGCAGGCGCGGCAAATCAAACACCGTAGCGGTGGTGATCGATGCCGAATTCGTCTGCGACGGTAGCGGCGAGTTCGACGTAGGCGCGTTTGGTGGTCTTGTGCAGGCGGTGCAGATCGATCTCGGCGCCCTCGGACAGATGCGAGTCGTACGGAATGATGTGCACCGCGCGGCAGCGCGACAGGAAGTATTCGCGCAGCTGCTGAATGCCGACATTCGGGGAACCCTCACGCGGCAGGTTGATCACCACGACCGCATTGCGGACCAGATGATCGTGGCCGTGCAGGGATAACCAGTCGAGCGTCGCCGCCGCGCTGCGCGCGCCGTCGATCGCGGCCGAGGAGATCAGCACAAGCGAATGCGCGAGGTCGAGCACGCCGCCCATCGCCGAATGCATCAGCCCGGTACCGCAGTCGGTCAGGATGATGTTGTAGAACCGCTGCAGGATGCGGGCGACGGCGCGGTACTCCTCGTCGTTGAACGCCTCCGACGCCGCCGGATCCCGTTCGCTGGCAAGCACTTCCAATCGGCTGGTGCCCTGCGAGGTATGCCTGCGCACATCCGAATAGCGCTGGATCGCGGGATCCAGCAAGAGATCGCGCACGGTCGAACGGGTCTGCAGCGGCACCCGCTGCGACAGCGTGCCGAAGTCCGGATTGGCATCGACCGCGATCACCCGGTCACCACGGATGGAGGCGAAGATCGACCCGAGACCCATTGTCGTGGTGGTTTTTCCGACACCACCCTTGAGCGAGAGCACCGCGATCCGATAGTCACCGCGCACCGGCTGTCGGATCCGCGCCACCAATTCCTGCAGCCGCAACTCCTCCGCGGACAAGCCGGGATTGATCGCGCCCCCGGAAACGTGGTGCACGGCCTTGCGCCACCCACCGCTCGGCGACTTCTTCGCACGCCGCAACGGCACGTCATCGAGCGAAGGCTGCGGCCCGTGCGGATGCTGCGGCTGATACTGCGCAGGCTGATACTGACCACCCTGCTGATACCCGGGCGGCGGCCCGGCCGATGGTTGGCCGTACCCAGTCTGCGGATCCCCAATGGGCGCTTGCTGTCCCATCGGCCCCGCCGCATACCCCTGCTGCCATTGGTCAGCAGGCTGCTCACCCGGCGACTGCTGCCCCGAGCCCCGCGCCGCAGGATTCTGCCACTGCTCACCCTCGGGCGCCCGCCCGATCGGCGGCTGCCCATACCCGGACGCACCTTGCCGTGGTGTTTGATCGCCGCCGGGCGCATGGCCGGTGGGGCCGCCTTGCTGCGGTGCCTGGTCACCGGGCACCTGCCCCATGGGGCCGGACGCGCCGTGCCACGGTACCTGGTCGCTGCCAGGGGCCTGGCCTGTCGGTCCGAGTCCGCTTTGCTGCGGTGCCTGGTCGCTGCCGGGTGCCTGTCCCGTGTGCGCAGGGCCGCCTTGCCACGGCGAATGATCGCCGCCTGGCGCTTGCCCAGTGGGCTCGCCCTGCCACGGTCTTTGGTCACCGTCGGGTGCCCGGTCCGTAGGCCCAGGTCCGTTCTGCCAAGGTGGGCCGACCGGACCGCTGACCGGTGCCTGCCCGGTGGATGGTTGCGCGTACCCGGGTCCGCTCTGCCATGGCGCCGCCGGATCGCTGCCAGGTGCTTGCCCCGTAGATCCAGGGCCGCTCGGCCGTGGCGCTTGGTCGCTGCCGGGTGCTCGGCCTGTGGGCGCGAGTCCGCCTTGCCACGATGCGTGTTCGGCTCCGGGAGCTTGCCCCGGTGGTCCGCTCTGCCATGATGGGCCAGTTTGATCGCCGACTGGCGCCTGCCCGATGTGCGGTTGCGCGTACCCGGGTCCGCCTTGCCACGGTGCGGCCGGATCGCTGCCAGGTGCTTGCCCCGTAGATCCAGGGCCGCTCGGCCGTGGCGCTTGGTCGCTGCCGGGTTCTCGGCCCGTCGGCGCGGGTCCACTCTGCCATGGCATTTGATCGCTGCCGGGCGGGCGACTGATGGGTCCGCTCTGCGACGGTGCCTGGTCGCTGCCGGGCACCTGCCCCGTGGGCACCGGGCCGCCGTGCCACGGAGCCTGGTCGCCAGACGCTTCCCCCGCTGGTCCGTGTCCGCCTCGCCATGGCGCTTGGTCGCTATTGGGTGCTTGCCCCGTGGGCGCAGGGCGGCCTTGCCACGGTGCGCGATCGCCGACAGGTGCTTGCCCGGTGGATGGTTGCGCGTACCCGGGTCCGTTCTGCCACGGCGCGGCCGGGTCGCCGCTGGGTGCTTGCCCTGTGGGCCCAGGTCCGTTCTGCCAAGGTGGGCCGGCCTGATCGCCGACAGGCCCTTGCCCGGCGGTCGGCTGAGCGTATCCAGTTCCGTTGTGCCACTGACTATTCGGCTGGTCGATGCCCGGCGCTAGCGGTCCCGGTGCGGGCTGTGCGTACTCGGGGGCAGCGCGGTCGCCGCTCTGCCCTTCGGCTACTGCGGATTGCTCCGC
Protein-coding sequences here:
- a CDS encoding AAA family ATPase, whose protein sequence is MGQVPGDQAPQQGGPTGHAPGGDQTPRQGASGYGQPPIGRAPEGEQWQNPAARGSGQQSPGEQPADQWQQGYAAGPMGQQAPIGDPQTGYGQPSAGPPPGYQQGGQYQPAQYQPQHPHGPQPSLDDVPLRRAKKSPSGGWRKAVHHVSGGAINPGLSAEELRLQELVARIRQPVRGDYRIAVLSLKGGVGKTTTTMGLGSIFASIRGDRVIAVDANPDFGTLSQRVPLQTRSTVRDLLLDPAIQRYSDVRRHTSQGTSRLEVLASERDPAASEAFNDEEYRAVARILQRFYNIILTDCGTGLMHSAMGGVLDLAHSLVLISSAAIDGARSAAATLDWLSLHGHDHLVRNAVVVINLPREGSPNVGIQQLREYFLSRCRAVHIIPYDSHLSEGAEIDLHRLHKTTKRAYVELAATVADEFGIDHHRYGV